The sequence GTGTTGAAAAGTTTTGAGGAGATGTGCTGTTATGACAAACGTATTATTAATCCATGGCCCCAATTTGAATTTATTGGGGAAGAGAGAAATTGATATATATGGTAACAAAACCCTTGAGGAGATAAACGATCTTCTTATGGGGAAAGCTAGGGAATTAAAGATAAATCTTGAAATAAAACAATACAATTGTGAAGGCCGTATTATAGAATCTATACATCAAGCAAGGGATAGATTTGATGGTATAATCATTAACCCGGGAGCATATTCCCATTATAGTATCGCTATCAGAGATGCCATCGCCGGTGTAAAATTGCCTACAATTGAAGTTCACCTCTCAAATATATATGCTCGAGAGGATTTCAGACATTTTTCTGTAATATCCCCTGTAGTTATCGGACAGATATCAGGTCTGGGTGAATTAAGCTACATTTTAGCTTTGGAAGCCATCGTTAATATAATAGAAACTATAAAAAAACGGGGGGATTAAAATGGGAAAGCGTTTAAAGAATATTAGGGAAAGGATGGCAAGGGAAGGTTATGATTCGATTCTAATTACAAAAAAACACAATGTTTACTACCTCAGTGGTTTCACTGGAACTGCAGGGGTTCTATTTATAACCATGGATGATGCCTATTTAATAACGGATTTTCGATACATACAGCAGGCAAAAGAACAGACTCTGGAATTCAATGTTTTAAAATATGAAGATACAATATGGACTACCCTGAATAATTTGATCAGGCAAAATGGTTTAAATAATATAGCATTTGAAAGCAATCATGTTACATATAACCAATATGAAAGGATGAAAAGGGAAATCGCTGAAATACAATTGATTCCTACCCAGGATATAGTAGAAGATTTAAGGATAAAAAAAGACGAAGAAGAAATATTAACAATAGAAAGAGCCGCACGAATTGCAGATGAAACCTTTGAACATATTCTAGATATTATCAAGCCGGGGATTAGTGAAAGGGATATAGCCTGTGAGTTAGAATATTTCATGAAACAAAAAGGAGCAGAAGGTATAGCCTTTGATACAATTGTGGCATCAGGAATTAGATCTGCCCTTCCTCACGGTGTTGCTGATAATAAAAAGATAGAAAAAGGTGATTTTGTTACATTAGATTTCGGTTGTAAATTAAACCGGTATTGCTCCGATATGACGAGGACAATAGTTATAGGTAAGCCTGATGAAGAACAAAAGAAAATATACAAAACGGTATTTGAAGCCCAAAAGGCTGCAAGGGAATATGTAAAATCCGGTTTAACGGGAGAAGAAGTGGATAAGGTAGCCAGAGATATAATAAACTTAGGTGGATATGAAGGTTTATTTGGACACGGCCTCGGCCATGGCGTGGGAGTTGAAATTCATGAAGCTCCGCGATTGGCTCCCGGTTTTAAAAGGAAGCTTGAGGAGAATATGGTCGTAACTATCGAACCTGGAATCTATATAAATGGTTTAGGGGGGGTAAGGATAGAAGACCTGGTTGTTATAACAGAAGATGGTTGCAGGGAATTATCCAATTCTTCTAGAGAACTAATATCTGTCTAGTAATTATTAATCTTTCATAGAAGGAGGCTGTTGTTTTATGATTTCTACAAATGATTTCAAAACAGGTGTTACTATTGAATTGGATGGGGAAGTATATGTAGTAGTGGACTTCCAGCATGTAAAGCCGGGAAAAGGAGCTGCATTTGTTAGGAGTAAATTAAAAAATGTGAAAACGGGAGGGGTTATAGAGAAAACCTTTAGGGCCGGTGAAAAGATTCCCAGAGCCCATGTTGATAGGAAAGATATGCAATATCTTTATAAGAGCGGTGACCTTTATTATTTTATGGATATGGAAACATATGAACAGATACCTCTCCAGGAGGAACAATTGGGGGATTCCATTAAATTTTTAAAGGAAAACATGCAGGTTACCGTAATGTTTTTTGACGGAGTATCAATAGGGGTTGAATTACCAACTTTTGTTGAACTTGAAGTAACTGAAACAGAGCCAGGGTTTAAAGGTGATACTGCTACGGGTGGTTCCAAACCGGCAAAACTTGAAACTGGGGCAGTAATACAGGTACCGTTGTTTATAGAAATAGGTGATGTTGTAAAAGTTGATACGCGGA is a genomic window of Koleobacter methoxysyntrophicus containing:
- the aroQ gene encoding type II 3-dehydroquinate dehydratase, whose protein sequence is MTNVLLIHGPNLNLLGKREIDIYGNKTLEEINDLLMGKARELKINLEIKQYNCEGRIIESIHQARDRFDGIIINPGAYSHYSIAIRDAIAGVKLPTIEVHLSNIYAREDFRHFSVISPVVIGQISGLGELSYILALEAIVNIIETIKKRGD
- the efp gene encoding elongation factor P; the encoded protein is MISTNDFKTGVTIELDGEVYVVVDFQHVKPGKGAAFVRSKLKNVKTGGVIEKTFRAGEKIPRAHVDRKDMQYLYKSGDLYYFMDMETYEQIPLQEEQLGDSIKFLKENMQVTVMFFDGVSIGVELPTFVELEVTETEPGFKGDTATGGSKPAKLETGAVIQVPLFIEIGDVVKVDTRTGEYISRV
- a CDS encoding M24 family metallopeptidase; this encodes MGKRLKNIRERMAREGYDSILITKKHNVYYLSGFTGTAGVLFITMDDAYLITDFRYIQQAKEQTLEFNVLKYEDTIWTTLNNLIRQNGLNNIAFESNHVTYNQYERMKREIAEIQLIPTQDIVEDLRIKKDEEEILTIERAARIADETFEHILDIIKPGISERDIACELEYFMKQKGAEGIAFDTIVASGIRSALPHGVADNKKIEKGDFVTLDFGCKLNRYCSDMTRTIVIGKPDEEQKKIYKTVFEAQKAAREYVKSGLTGEEVDKVARDIINLGGYEGLFGHGLGHGVGVEIHEAPRLAPGFKRKLEENMVVTIEPGIYINGLGGVRIEDLVVITEDGCRELSNSSRELISV